The genomic interval AGAGACCAGGGGACCGGGCGGGGGGAGACGGCCGCTTTGTCTGAGgacaatggggagagggaagggggcgcGGGGCGGAGCCGGGCGAGGGGGCGGAGCCTCGTTCCCTCCGACCCCGCGTGGGACTCGGCTCCGGGTCTCCTCTCTTCCCGCCGCCAGCCCTGGCTCTCCGACGTCTGTCCCCAGGGCTTCTCACCCGGCTCCCGGATAACCCAGGTGTCCAGACCTCCGCCCCCAGCTCGCCAACCCAGGGCGGCGGCCCGTGACTCAGGCCCCTCGAGGGACTTGAGGAGGAAGCGGCAGCTGCTCCGAGCCGGGCCCGCCCTTCCCATCTCCTGCCGCTCCTCCCCACGCATTTGCCTTCCCGGGCCAGCCTTTGTTACCGTGGGGGCCGGGGCGGCCGCCGGGCTGCGGGGGACCCGTAGGGAGGGGGCGGCAGCAGGAGCGGCGCTCGGAAGCCAACGGTTTTGGAAGCTAGCTCCCTTACCCGAGCCGCTGCCCCACTCTTCCGCTTCAACCTATCTGCCGAGGGTCCCCAGGTCTGCAGCGAGGAAATTGGGGGATTTGGAGGAAGGGAGACCGGGTGCTCCGGGAAGGGGGGTGGGGCGGTCCGCGGGGAGTGGCCGCCACCCAGCGGTCATCAGAGGGCGCGGCCGATGCCCAGACTCGAGTCTGGCTCGCCTGTCCTTCCCAGAGGCAGCCCTGCAGCTTGAGAGACACTGACAGACTGCATGCTACACGTAGAAAAACCAggctgaattttattttcctgtagcGCGAGTTACTCGGGAGAGCAGGGAGCCCTTAGTCACCCGAATTAAGAGCAGAAATATCTGCTCAACTAGGTTCATGAGTCTGGAGCCCAGGGGCAGGGCCTAGGGAGCTGGAAAGGCCAGACAGtggggctgggctgcagctgcAAGGTGTGGAGCCTGATGGGGCAGCCACTATCGTCAAACTTGCGGACCTTGGTCCAGCTCCTAGGAGGGGAGCTAGACGTGGAGAAGAGGATCCTTGAGGCGCAGAGGCCAGAAATAGGACCAGGGGAGTGGTCAGGCCAGACCCTTCTCCTTGTGAGGAGGTTGTTAATGGAGGGTCAAGCCCTAAACTCTGAGGAGACAGATAAGTTCCCCACTCCCTCTTCCTGGCTGGTGAGAAGCGGCCCTTGGAGTCCAATGGCTGAAACTCAGAATTTAAGATATGGAGCTGGACCCAAGGAGTGGAGGCTCAAGCAAGGGAAGGGACAGCTCCTTCAGTCCATGAATTTGGGCCTCTGGTCTGAAGCAGCCAAGGCCTGGATGTTAAGGGGATTTGGAattggaggggaaaaggaagtacAGGGCTTGGAACGAGGGTTAGCCCCTCACTCGGCCTCCCCGTCCTGGGGCCGGGAGAGCAGGTGGAGTTTTCTTTGCAGCTGGGCCCGGAGGTAGCGGAGATCTTGCTGGTCAAGTCCGTGAGCCAGGCCCAGGTAGAGGGTAAGGAAGAGAGCAAGGAGGAGGCGGTCAGTGCCCAGGGTGGGCACCACCCATAGCACAGTCAGCAGCTCCACACACACTGGGTGGCGCAGGTGGGAGAAGAGTCTCAGAGCCCGGGGAGACTTCAGGGCCAGAGGCTCGCCCAGCCCCAGCACATGGTAGTACACCTAAGAGAGGGAGAATGGCTTAGAAATGGAGTCAAGCCCTTGTCGCAACTTAGCTgcctctttcctccccttccaGGCACCCTCCTTCTATAACGCAGGCCCAGGAACCACCCTTCTGAGACTGGGGTCCCTGACCCTCATCTCTGGTCCATGAAACTTCCGCAGGCCCAGGAAGCCCATGGTTTCTGGCCTTTGAGGGAGGGCTAAGGGGAGACTATCTTACAAGAAAGGGAGGTGAGGGAGTCAAAAGCAAGAGGCAGGTGGAAGagtaggggaggaggagggacatCCTTGGAGGGGAAAGAGGTATTCTAGAAAGGATCAGAGGTTTTGGGTAGGGATCTGGGAGCCTCACCTGTTTGAGGCCCATGAGCTCTGCGTAGTCAAAGACGAGAAGGATGCTGAAGATGAGGAGCCAGGAAATGACGTGGAGCACAAAGCAGAGGAGGGGCACCCAAGTGGCCCATGGCTCGGCCCGAGCCTCCCACAACACGGGGCCCCTGGGCACGGGCTCCCAGTACCGCATCACCAGCTGAAGGAGGATGAGGGACTGGGTATCCCAGCAGCCCACCCTTGAAAGACCTAGACCCAGAGGCTGCCCCCATCCCAGGCTGGCCAGCTGCTCTCCCCGCCTCTACCATGAGCATGTTCAACATGTGGAGGGTGCTGGGTGGGGTCCCAAGTATGTAAGAATGACTTGTCTCTACTCTGAGGACTTAACGAATGGATGAGAGTCACCAGATAGGTACACAAAGTAGCCTAGGCCAAGCACCCACTGAGAAACAGATGAGTACTAACTGGGAAGCTTTCTCTTGTGACCTAGGGAAGTGCTTTTGAAGAAAGGATAGGACTGAAGAGGAGTTAATAAGGGAATCTCAAGCAGGACAACGTGAACAAAGTTGCAACGGTGAGAATGCACATATCATTCTCGGGGAATGACAAGCAGTACACCATTCTTGATAAAAAGTAGGATATGTGCTGTGGAGGAATGGGAGCTGAGATTACAGTCCTGAACACCCTTAGTTCTCCTCCTAAACCCATGTTTTATCAGAAGCCTAAGGTCCTTGCCTCTCCAGTCGACGGAATCCTTCCCACAGACTGTTTCCCTTGAGGACTCAGCTGCCAGGGCTTCATACCTGCAAGGCCAGGGCAGTGCATGCCACGTACAGAGACCTCTGAAGGACCCCGAAGTACCGGGACATCCATGACTTCACTGTCTCAGTTGCCATGAGGCTGTGCTGCCCCACAAATAGTAGCAGGAGCCCCAGATCCCAAGCCAGGGGGACAAGAATGCTTTGGTCCTGCAGGGCAGCCAGCCATCCCTGGCGGGCATCTAGCGGGAGTTGGAGAAAGGGACAAAAGATCAAGAAGACTGTGGGAAAAACTCCCTACTCTTATCTCTTCTTGGGACCCCAGGCCATGTCCCTTAATGCTTTCAAGAGCCTTAATGCTTCCTCTCTAAGCTTTGCCCACCTCACTTTTCTATTCcctgtttcttccctcttcctcaggCCTCCTTCAGAGCTGGGGAAGAGGATTCATGCTGGTCAGTCACGAAAGGCATGGCTGGAGTGCCCTTCTTGTTTCGGTTCTCCAAATGCTCCCTCTTTATAACACTCTCCATAGTCCTCTTTACTAAGCCTTTCCTTAGAATACTCTGCTTATCGCCCTCTCTCCCCCTCAGTCCTCACTCTCCCGCCTCTCCAAACCGCTAATCCCTGAGTTGCTAATTTAGCCCTTGGTGTCCCCTGCAGCGTCTCGGCGGCTTTCACGGTTCTAGTTCCCTCTCCTGGACTTCCCCTGTCATTTGTCTCCaagccccgcccccgctcccTCTGCTCCGGCTCCACCTTCCTACCCCAGAGCTCATCCTCGGTCCCTCCCGCTCACCCGGACCACCAGACTCCGAGATTCCTCCAAGAAGTGGCCGAAGGGAGGTAAAGCGCACGAACTCCACTCCAGTGCCAAAGGCCAGGATGAAAGAGGCGAGGGCAGCAGGGACGAGGAGCAGTGCAGGGGCCATGGCGAGAAAtggaggggtggggaaaggggcgGTTTTGGGATTCCCGCGGCCGCAGGCTCCGCCCCGACCCCGCCTCCCGCCTGGGACCCTGCCCAGGAGGGCGGGGCTCCCGCGCACCGACGCCCAGGCTTCCGGCCGGCGCGCGCGGCTCTCTCTCACAGAGCTTCAGGGCTGATCCTTAAGTGCCTTTCCCCGGTCTGCGATCTCCGCGTCACAGAAGGGAATGTTAGAATCCCAAGTGAGAGGTGAGAAGGGCAGCGGTTGTTCAGTCATGCACGTGGTTTGAATCGCAGCTGGGCTAGTTTTCGCATCTAAAACGAAGACAGTTCTTCTCTTGCAGGGTTCTTGCAGAAACGGCATTATGATCCCCTCTTCCTTTAACAGCTTTGACTAGAAAACAGCCAGAGTCAGAGGTTACAAAGCCTCAGCTAACACTTTAATAATGAACGGTGAGAGAACGGAAGACTGTTGACCCAGGCGGAGAACCCAAAGCTCTGAATCATCCATTACAGCTTGTTAGATGAAAAAGAGTGACTATTTTACCACAAACGCTTAGTCTGTAATTTattataaagctggtttgttgcCTCTCCACTTGCTAAGGGGAGAGAACTTGTCTGTAACACTGAAAGATTTGTTCTATTAATGCCAAAGGCTGTTACTTTGTAAACATGAGAGTaacaatatgttaaaatatttgtgaTAGAAAACTTTATTACAGTTGTAAACTTTGTAGTATGTTAATTTTATCCAAGCTTGTGATAATTAACTACCTATACAACCTCATATTAGACTCCACTTACTAGTCAGAAAGCACTAAGATCTTTTGTCCAAAATTTTCCCTACAGACCTGTTTGTAATACCTACAAGACTAACAttcacatctaaaaatcaaagtaaaGTAAGGTTTTTCTCCATTAAAGATCATGTAGCTAAGGACCTGGTCACAGTAGCTATGACCATAGTAAGGAACTTAGAGATCATGAAGCTAATTCCCTCAGCTAATAGATAGAAGAAACATAGGCCTAAAGAGATCAAGAAAATTTCCCAAGATAAGAATTAAGGAGCTGCTAGTCCTGTGGGCTCAGGGATGACAAAATTGCCAAACAGCATCCCACAGGCTCTACATTCCTTCCCCTCCCGGAGGCTTAGTATTCCCATTCTCCTCTGAATCAGTGCTGTTTTATACTGTACCAGACATCATTATGTTTTCCCTCCTGATTCACTCTCCATCCTGCTTTCTGCCTCAGGAAGTTGTCCTGAATGGACTACATCAAAGAAAATCACAGCATTTGAGGGAAGCCTTTCTATGTAACTGTTCCCTCCTCTCAACCTTTTGGGTTTACAGGTGGCCACAACAGAGCTGTGGGTACTGGCAATATTCTTAGTGATTTCTCTACACTCTGCCTACTTACAATTTTCACTTCATTAAACTCTCTCCAAATTATCCTAATTTGACTGTGCCATGGTTTCCTCTTAGGATCCTGACTGACAGAGACATTTATTACACAATGTGCTATGAGCTGTAGGGTTCATTGGAAGTGTAAGAAAAGATCTCTCTTCTCTAGAAATTTAAATCGGGGCACTTAAATTGTACCAGTCATGAAGTGGGTGTGCACATGAGCGCTAAGTGGGGCTATAGAGACAGCAGGTACTGTAAGGAACAGTGGACCTCAAGGACACAGGCAGCTTCACAAAGTACAAGGCTTTGAGCAGTGCCAGGGGACGAATATTTATCTGggtcctactgtgtgccacacCCACTATGGCTATGCTTAATATATATTGTGAGATCAGGTATGTCTAAAAGCCAGCACAGTGTTTGGCAAAGCTCATGCTGTTTCTACTACACCAAAGTTTTCCAAACTTAAGTATAACTTACCTGCAGAAAAGTGCCCAAAActaatcagtatttttttaaattgaagtgaaattcacataacatgaaattaacCACTTTAAAGAGAACAGTCCAGTGTcatttagtacattcataatgtgtgcaaccaccacctctgtctagttccaaagcATTTTCTCTTCACCCCAAAATAAAACCCTGCACCCATTAGGCGGTCattccccatttcctctccctGCCAGCCCTGCCAACCACCAtactgtctctatggatttacctattctgtgTATTTCCTACAGGTGGAGTCATAcaatgtgaccttttgtgtctggcttcttttacttagcataatgcttttgagattcatcctcAAAACACCGTAGCACAATTAGTACCtcatccccttttatggctgaataatattccattgtatggatatgccacaacttgtttatccattcatctgctgatgaacaTTTGTGGTGTTTTCATCTTTCGGCTCTTGTGAAAGTGTTGatgtgaacatttgtatacaagtatTTGTCTGAACAtctgttttaattcttttggctATATACCTATGAGTAgaattgctgcgtcatatggtaattctataatTACCTTTTTGAGAAGCTGTCAAACTGCTTATCACAGTGGAtgaatcattttacattcccatgagcAATGTAgatgggttccaatttctctacatccttgtaaTCAACCAACttctaaaatttacaaaataaaactgtACTATACCATAAGGCAcatagtgaatatttatttatcacaGAGGTTAAGCCTAAGCTAACTTTATAAATACTGGAAAAgcaggccaggaaaaaaaaaaagggcagagatTTGCTCAACGTCAAAGCTAAAGGATGCTTCTAACGAGGTGGGGCAAGGAGAGGGGAAAATATTTTAGTAGCATTCCATAACTCCACCCTCAAATTTACTCACTCCAAGCATTCTTTCAAGTTCTGGACACTAAAATTGTTTCCACTATCTTTTGCAGGGTAAGAATCCCAGtaagaaaagaagaggagaaacaaaTGGTTTCCAAACAGGAAGCAGGACACTGTGCGCGCCATACAGCAATAAGCACATCAGTCCGGCTAAATGTGAGCGGCGACTTAAGATATCTGAGCACGGGATTGGCCGACTTTAAGAGGCCATTTAAGAAAACTGTGGCTCCCAATCTCCCTGTGTTTGTTTACCAGCAAGCTTTTCAGCCCCACCCATGTTCCAAGACAAATCAGATCAGTACACCCCAATCCTTTCTAAAGCCCTATGttctttcttccaaatatttctaACACTTTATATATTGGTCTGGGAGGAAAAGCATACTGGGGTGGGGTTTTCAGGTGGATGACACTTCCAAACTGGAGAGGACAAAGGCCTCTGGCTTGGCTTCCTGCTTTAGTACTCCTGTGAGCAGGAACTCAGGTGAGAGGATGGGCAGCCCAACCCGAAATGGAATGGCACATCGAGGGAAGTCCTGGGAACATGTGATCACAACTCTCTGAggctggaagaaagagaaaacagaaagcc from Delphinus delphis chromosome 10, mDelDel1.2, whole genome shotgun sequence carries:
- the NRM gene encoding nurim, whose product is MAPALLLVPAALASFILAFGTGVEFVRFTSLRPLLGGISESGGPDARQGWLAALQDQSILVPLAWDLGLLLLFVGQHSLMATETVKSWMSRYFGVLQRSLYVACTALALQLVMRYWEPVPRGPVLWEARAEPWATWVPLLCFVLHVISWLLIFSILLVFDYAELMGLKQVYYHVLGLGEPLALKSPRALRLFSHLRHPVCVELLTVLWVVPTLGTDRLLLALFLTLYLGLAHGLDQQDLRYLRAQLQRKLHLLSRPQDGEAE